From Glycine max cultivar Williams 82 chromosome 11, Glycine_max_v4.0, whole genome shotgun sequence, the proteins below share one genomic window:
- the LOC100792484 gene encoding LRR receptor-like serine/threonine-protein kinase GSO1-like precursor, with the protein MGTLCFPLFAIIAIFWGVLLGAASKTHVGDAEVLKELKQGLDPASVKPGSCVSSWDFTVDPCDNLFGEKFTCGFRCDVVVSGLSRVTELTLDQAGYSGSLSSFTWNLPYLQTLDLSNNYFSGQIPYSFSNLTRLSRLSLSFNSFSGEIPSSLGTLSDLQELYLDNNNLRGAIPESFNHLANLKRLELQSNKLNTHLPNLESLRNLKFLYLSDNFIAGALSASLPVSLVQISIRNNNLSGVLLGESFKSLRRLQVVDFSSNQLSGSVPSVFFELPSLQQLTLSFNKFTNLEAPFKGVESQSGLIAVDLSNNRLRGFLPSFMAVMPKLSSLSLENNEFTGRIPTQFGVKTVFPEKGVSSFGRLLLGGNYLLGGIPRPLLALKRDSANVSLVGNCLYRCPHSFFFCQGGQQKSLAQCNRFSPPST; encoded by the coding sequence ATGGGGACTCTCTGTTTCCCTCTATTTGCGATCATCGCAATTTTTTGGGGAGTATTATTAGGAGCAGCATCAAAAACACATGTTGGAGATGCAGAGGTTCTGAAGGAGCTGAAGCAAGGTCTGGACCCAGCTTCGGTGAAGCCAGGCTCGTGTGTGAGTTCCTGGGACTTCACCGTGGACCCATGCGACAACCTTTTCGGTGAGAAATTCACGTGCGGCTTCAGATGTGACGTCGTCGTTTCGGGGCTGAGTCGAGTCACGGAACTCACATTAGACCAAGCTGGTTACTCTGGCTCCCTCTCCTCCTTCACTTGGAACCTTCCTTATCTACAAACTCTCGATCTCTCCAACAACTACTTCTCCGGTCAAATTCCATATTCCTTCTCAAACCTCACTCGTCTGAGCCGACTCAGTCTCTCGTTCAACTCGTTCTCCGGCGAGATACCCTCTTCCCTAGGCACACTCTCCGACCTCCAAGAGCTTTATCTCGACAACAACAACCTGCGAGGAGCAATCCCAGAAAGTTTCAACCACCTGGCCAACCTTAAAAGACTCGAACTCCAGTCTAACAAACTCAACACCCACCTTCCAAACTTGGAGTCCCTAAGAAATCTCAAATTCCTCTACCTCAGCGACAATTTCATCGCCGGAGCGTTGTCGGCGTCGCTCCCTGTTTCCTTGGTTCAGATTTCAATCAGGAACAACAACTTAAGCGGTGTCTTACTTGGTGAAAGTTTTAAGAGCTTGAGGAGGTTGCAGGTGGTGGATTTCAGCTCCAACCAATTGAGTGGCTCTGTTCCCTCTGTTTTCTTCGAGCTTCCATCGTTGCAGCAATTGACACTATCCTTCAACAAATTCACGAATCTCGAGGCACCTTTTAAGGGAGTGGAATCGCAGAGTGGACTTATAGCGGTTGATCTGAGCAACAACAGGCTTCGGGGTTTTTTGCCGTCGTTCATGGCGGTGATGCCTAAGCTTTCGTCGTTGTCGTTGGAGAATAACGAATTCACGGGAAGAATACCGACCCAGTTCGGTGTGAAAACGGTCTTTCCCGAAAAGGGAGTGTCTTCGTTCGGGAGGCTTCTGTTGGGTGGGAATTACTTGCTGGGAGGGATACCTCGACCCTTGTTAGCGCTGAAACGCGATTCTGCGAACGTGAGTTTGGTTGGTAACTGCTTATACAGGTGCCCTCATAGTTTCTTTTTCTGCCAGGGTGGTCAACAGAAATCCTTGGCACAGTGTAATAGATTTAGCCCTCCCTCAACTTAA
- the LOC100305572 gene encoding probable ubiquitin-conjugating enzyme E2 16-like isoform X1 gives MTSSSAAARKNLSKIACNRLQKELVEWQVNPPTGFKHKVTDNLQRYQILLNPHPKYYRFRSSIIPLHSFALFLSGRWVVEVTGAPGTLYANETYQLQVDFPENYPMEAPQVIFLHPAPLHPHIYSNGHICLDILYDSWSPAMTVSSICISILSMLSSSTTKQRPEDNDRYVKNCRNGRSPKETRWWFHDDKV, from the exons ATGACGAGTTCCTCTGCTGCCGCTCGCAAG AATCTGAGTAAGATTGCCTGCAATAGGCTCCAGAAAGAGCTCGTGGAGTGGCAGGTCAATCCCCCCACTGGTTTCAAGCACAAAGTCACAGACAATCTCCAGAGGTACCAGATTCTTCTCAATCCACACCCTAAATATTATCGATTTCGTTCTTCCATTATTCCTTTACATTCCTTTGCTTTGTTTCTCTCTGGAAGGTGGGTGGTTGAAGTCACTGGAGCTCCTGGGACACTTTACGCTAATGAGACCTACCAGCTTCAGGTTGATTTTCCTGAGAATTACCCAATGGAGGCTCCTCAG GTGATATTCTTGCATCCGGCTCCGCTGCATCCCCATATCTACAGTAACGGCCACATTTGTTTAG ATATATTGTATGATTCATGGTCTCCGGCGATGACAGTTAGTTCTATCTGCATCAGTATTCTCTCAATGCTTTCAAGCTCAACCACAAAG CAACGCCCTGAAGATAATGACCGCTATGTAAAGAACTGCAGAAATGGCAGATCACCCAAGGAGACAAGGTGGTGGTTCCATGATGACaaagtataa
- the LOC102669255 gene encoding D-2-hydroxyglutarate dehydrogenase, mitochondrial isoform X2: MAGSVQRNPRFSKLNDDDVRYFEGILGTKNVVQDEGKLVTSNTDWMHKYKGSSKLLLQPRTADQVSQILKYCNSRNLAVVPQGGNTGLVGVIVCLSSMNKIIYFDKILSQIEPYVYEWTSERRGSISAEHGLGLMKANEIFYSKSRETVQVMASIKNMLDPNHILNPYKVLPHSLIS; this comes from the exons ATGGCTGGGTCGGTTCAAAGGAACCCCAGATTCTCAAAGttgaatgatgatgatgttcgATACTTTGAGGGAATATTGGGTACCAAAAATGTTGTTCAAGATGAGGGCAAGCTTGTCACTTCAAACACTGATTGGATGCATAAGTACAAAGGCTCCAGTAAGCTATTGTTACAACCTAGGACCGCTGACCAG GTTTCTCAGATTCTTAAATATTGTAACTCCAGAAACTTGGCTGTTGTTCCCCAAGGTGGAAATACTGGTCTTGTAGGA GTGATTGTTTGTCTTAGTTCTATGAATAAGATCATATATTTCGACAAG ATTTTGTCGCAAATTGAACCTTATGTATATGAATGGACATCTGAGCGCCGAGGTAGTATTAGCGCGGAGCATGGTCTGGGACTAATGAAAGCCAACGAAATTTTCTACAGCAAATCACGTGAAACT GTGCAAGTGATGGCTTCAATCAAGAATATGCTGGACCCTAATCACATACTCAACCCGTATAAAGTTCTTCCTCACTCTCTCATTTCATAA
- the LOC100791963 gene encoding agamous-like MADS-box protein TM6 isoform X1, with protein MGRGKIEIKLIENPTNRQVTYSKRRNGIFKKAHELSVLCDAKVSLIMFSKNNKMHEYISPGLTTKRIIDQYQKTLGDIDLWRSHYEKMLENLKKLIDINNKLRRQIRKLIGGVVLCELERHRIGEGLDMDDMSFQQLRTLEEDLVSSIGKIRERKFHVIKTRTDTCRKKVKSLEQMNRDLLFELKEKCAIHPQFILHDEGDEESAVALANGASTLYAFCHQHHSHLNLPSHHSHGEEPFKTDDLRLA; from the exons ATGGGTCGAGGCAAGATTGAGATAAAGTTGATTGAGAACCCCACCAACAGGCAAGTCACTTACTCCAAGCGAAGGAATGGTATCTTCAAGAAAGCTCATGAACTCAGTGTTCTCTGTGATGCCAAGGTTTCACTTATCATGTTCTCTAAAAACAACAAGATGCATGAATACATTAGCCCTGGCCTCAC GACAAAAAGGATCATTGATCAGTATCAGAAGACTTTGGGGGATATTGATCTGTGGCGTTCTCACTATGAG AAAATGCTTGAAAACTTGAAGAAGCTGATAGATATTAACAACAAGCTCAGAAGACAGATCAG AAAGCTCATTGGTGGAGTTGTCTTGTGTGAATTGGAAAGGCATAGGATAGGTGAGGGTTTGGACATGGACGACATGAGCTTCCAGCAACTGCGCactcttgaagaggatttggtTTCTTCCATAGGGAAAATACGAGAACGAAAG TTCCACGTGATCAAAACACGGACTGATACCTGCAGGAAAAAG GTTAAAAGCCTGGAGCAGATGAATAGAGATCTGCTGTTTGAACTT AAGGAAAAGTGTGCGATCCATCCACAATTTATTTTGCACGATGAAGGAGACGAGGAATCAGCAGTTGCACTGGCCAACGGCGCCTCCACCCTGTATGCGTTCTGTCATCAGCACCATTCTCATCTGAACCTTCCCTCCCACCATTCTCACGGAGAAGAACCCTTTAAAACTGATGACCTTCGCCTTGCTTAA
- the LOC100799544 gene encoding CDK5RAP1-like protein isoform X1, producing MASSLSSVINQPHLAQRLKLHRPSSLTTFTIFHHKHKHQHRHNASFPHPYTSLPRSRPLNLIIASRTFSPSNTLHLHFIPQATLTASEAQPRFVPDTEVPPTGRIYHETYGCQMNVNDMEIVLSIMKNAGYGEIVSVPESAEIIFINTCAIRDNAEQKVWQRLNYFWFLKRHWKNNVATGRSQSLHPPKVVVLGCMAERLKEKILDSDKMVDVVCGPDAYRDLPRLLEEVDYGQKGINTLLSLEETYADINPVRISKNSVTAFVSVMRGCNNMCSFCIVPFTRGRERSRPVESIVREVAELWKEGVKEVTLLGQNVNSYNDASEIERKVESGSNWKLSEGFSSMAKVKNMGLRFSDLLDRLSSEFPEMRFRFTSPHPKDFPDELLYLMRERHNICKLIHLPAQTGSSPVLERMRRGYTREAYLDLVQKIRSIIPDVALSSDFICGFCGETEEEHSETLTLVKAVGYDMAFMFAYSMREKTHAHRNYVDDVPEEIKQRRLAELIETFRGSTGQCFDSQIGTTQLVLVEGPNKRAPDTELMGKSDKGHRVLFVNMPIPDREDINTKRNPVVGDYVEVRITRSTRASLFGEALAITKLTSFYNNLDKEAVAFSM from the exons ATGGCTTCTTCACTGTCTTCCGTTATCAACCAACCTCACTTAGCTCAACGCCTCAAGCTTCACCGTCCATCCTCTCTTACCACTTTCACAATCTTCcaccacaaacacaaacaccaacaccgACACAATGCTTCGTTTCCACACCCTTATACCTCATTGCCTCGCTCACGCCCTCTCAATCTCATCATCGCCTCCAGAACCTTCTCTCCTTCCAATACTCTCCACCTTCACTTCATTCCTCAAGCTACACTCACTGCTTCCGAAGCTCAACCCCG CTTTGTGCCAGATACTGAAGTTCCTCCCACTGGTCGAATATATCATGAGACTTATGGATGTCAAATGAATGTTAATGATATGGAGATTGTTCTGTCTATAATGAAAAATGCTGGTTATGGTGAAATTGTGAGTGTTCCCGAAAGTGCCGAAATAATATTCATCAATACCTGTGCCATTAGAGATAATGCAGAACAGAAAGTATGGCAGAGGCTTAACTACTTTTGGTTTCTTAAGAGGCATTGGAAGAACAACGTTGCTACTGGAAGGTCACAATCCCTGCACCCTCCAAAAGTAGTGGTTTTGGGATGTATGGCTGAGAGGTTAAAGGAGAAGATACTTGATTCAGACAAAATGGTTGATGTTGTTTGTGGGCCTGATGCTTACAGGGATTTGCCGCGATTACTGGAGGAGGTTGACTATGGTCAGAAAGGGATCAATACTCTCCTTTCGCTTGAGGAGACTTATGCTGATATTAATCCAGTTCGAATCTCCAAGAATTCAGTTACTGCATTTGTCTCAGTGATGAGGGGTTGCAACAATATGTGCTCGTTTTGTATTGTACCTTTTACCAGAGGCAGAGAGCGATCACGTCCTGTGGAGTCAATTGTGAGAGAGGTGGCAGAGCTTTGGAAAGAGGGTGTTAAGGAAGTAACACTTCTTGGCCAGAATGTGAACAGCTACAACGATGCatctgaaattgagagaaaggtTGAATCAGGGTCCAATTGGAAACTTAGTGAAGGATTTTCCAGCATGGCTAAGGTCAAGAATATGGGCTTAAGGTTCTCTGATCTACTGGATCGATTGTCCTCAGAATTTCCTGAGATGCGATTCAGATTCACGTCTCCACACCCTAAAGATTTTCCAGATGAATTGCTTTATCTAATGCGAGAAAGACATAATATATGCAAACTGATACATTTACCTGCACAAACTGGAAGTAGCCCGGTActtgagagaatgagaagaggaTATACTCGAGAGGCGTATTTGGATCTTGTCCAAAAAATACGGAGTATTATTCCAGACGTGGCTTTGAGCAGTGATTTCATTTGTg GATTTTGTGGAGAAACAGAGGAGGAGCATTCTGAGACGTTAACTCTAGTAAAAGCTGTTGGTTATGATATGGCATTCATGTTTGCGTATAGCATGAGGGAGAAAACTCATGCCCACAGAAATTATGTTGATGATGTTCCTGAGGAAATAAAGCAGAGGAGGCTAGCTGAACTTATTGAGACTTTCCGTGGGAGCACAGGACAGTGTTTTGACTCTCAGATTGGAACTACACAGCTTGTATTAGTTGAAGGACCCAATAAAAGAGCTCCGGATACTGAGCTTATGGGCAAGAGCGATAAGGGCCATCGAGTGTTGTTTGTCAATATGCCAATCCCAGACAGGGAAGACATTAATACGAAGCGAAATCCTGTGGTTGGTGATTATGTTGAAGTCCGCATAACAAGATCTACGAGGGCATCACTCTTTGGTGAAGCACTTGCTATAACTAAACTGacttcattttacaataatcTGGATAAAGAAGCTGTTGCATTCAGCATGTAG
- the LOC100305572 gene encoding Probable ubiquitin-conjugating enzyme E2 16-like, which produces MTSSSAAARKNLSKIACNRLQKELVEWQVNPPTGFKHKVTDNLQRWVVEVTGAPGTLYANETYQLQVDFPENYPMEAPQVIFLHPAPLHPHIYSNGHICLDILYDSWSPAMTVSSICISILSMLSSSTTKQRPEDNDRYVKNCRNGRSPKETRWWFHDDKV; this is translated from the exons ATGACGAGTTCCTCTGCTGCCGCTCGCAAG AATCTGAGTAAGATTGCCTGCAATAGGCTCCAGAAAGAGCTCGTGGAGTGGCAGGTCAATCCCCCCACTGGTTTCAAGCACAAAGTCACAGACAATCTCCAGAG GTGGGTGGTTGAAGTCACTGGAGCTCCTGGGACACTTTACGCTAATGAGACCTACCAGCTTCAGGTTGATTTTCCTGAGAATTACCCAATGGAGGCTCCTCAG GTGATATTCTTGCATCCGGCTCCGCTGCATCCCCATATCTACAGTAACGGCCACATTTGTTTAG ATATATTGTATGATTCATGGTCTCCGGCGATGACAGTTAGTTCTATCTGCATCAGTATTCTCTCAATGCTTTCAAGCTCAACCACAAAG CAACGCCCTGAAGATAATGACCGCTATGTAAAGAACTGCAGAAATGGCAGATCACCCAAGGAGACAAGGTGGTGGTTCCATGATGACaaagtataa
- the LOC100799544 gene encoding CDK5RAP1-like protein isoform X2, with product MLRFHTLIPHCLAHALSISSSPPEPSLLPILSTFTSFLKLHSLLPKLNPDTEVPPTGRIYHETYGCQMNVNDMEIVLSIMKNAGYGEIVSVPESAEIIFINTCAIRDNAEQKVWQRLNYFWFLKRHWKNNVATGRSQSLHPPKVVVLGCMAERLKEKILDSDKMVDVVCGPDAYRDLPRLLEEVDYGQKGINTLLSLEETYADINPVRISKNSVTAFVSVMRGCNNMCSFCIVPFTRGRERSRPVESIVREVAELWKEGVKEVTLLGQNVNSYNDASEIERKVESGSNWKLSEGFSSMAKVKNMGLRFSDLLDRLSSEFPEMRFRFTSPHPKDFPDELLYLMRERHNICKLIHLPAQTGSSPVLERMRRGYTREAYLDLVQKIRSIIPDVALSSDFICGFCGETEEEHSETLTLVKAVGYDMAFMFAYSMREKTHAHRNYVDDVPEEIKQRRLAELIETFRGSTGQCFDSQIGTTQLVLVEGPNKRAPDTELMGKSDKGHRVLFVNMPIPDREDINTKRNPVVGDYVEVRITRSTRASLFGEALAITKLTSFYNNLDKEAVAFSM from the exons ATGCTTCGTTTCCACACCCTTATACCTCATTGCCTCGCTCACGCCCTCTCAATCTCATCATCGCCTCCAGAACCTTCTCTCCTTCCAATACTCTCCACCTTCACTTCATTCCTCAAGCTACACTCACTGCTTCCGAAGCTCAACCCCG ATACTGAAGTTCCTCCCACTGGTCGAATATATCATGAGACTTATGGATGTCAAATGAATGTTAATGATATGGAGATTGTTCTGTCTATAATGAAAAATGCTGGTTATGGTGAAATTGTGAGTGTTCCCGAAAGTGCCGAAATAATATTCATCAATACCTGTGCCATTAGAGATAATGCAGAACAGAAAGTATGGCAGAGGCTTAACTACTTTTGGTTTCTTAAGAGGCATTGGAAGAACAACGTTGCTACTGGAAGGTCACAATCCCTGCACCCTCCAAAAGTAGTGGTTTTGGGATGTATGGCTGAGAGGTTAAAGGAGAAGATACTTGATTCAGACAAAATGGTTGATGTTGTTTGTGGGCCTGATGCTTACAGGGATTTGCCGCGATTACTGGAGGAGGTTGACTATGGTCAGAAAGGGATCAATACTCTCCTTTCGCTTGAGGAGACTTATGCTGATATTAATCCAGTTCGAATCTCCAAGAATTCAGTTACTGCATTTGTCTCAGTGATGAGGGGTTGCAACAATATGTGCTCGTTTTGTATTGTACCTTTTACCAGAGGCAGAGAGCGATCACGTCCTGTGGAGTCAATTGTGAGAGAGGTGGCAGAGCTTTGGAAAGAGGGTGTTAAGGAAGTAACACTTCTTGGCCAGAATGTGAACAGCTACAACGATGCatctgaaattgagagaaaggtTGAATCAGGGTCCAATTGGAAACTTAGTGAAGGATTTTCCAGCATGGCTAAGGTCAAGAATATGGGCTTAAGGTTCTCTGATCTACTGGATCGATTGTCCTCAGAATTTCCTGAGATGCGATTCAGATTCACGTCTCCACACCCTAAAGATTTTCCAGATGAATTGCTTTATCTAATGCGAGAAAGACATAATATATGCAAACTGATACATTTACCTGCACAAACTGGAAGTAGCCCGGTActtgagagaatgagaagaggaTATACTCGAGAGGCGTATTTGGATCTTGTCCAAAAAATACGGAGTATTATTCCAGACGTGGCTTTGAGCAGTGATTTCATTTGTg GATTTTGTGGAGAAACAGAGGAGGAGCATTCTGAGACGTTAACTCTAGTAAAAGCTGTTGGTTATGATATGGCATTCATGTTTGCGTATAGCATGAGGGAGAAAACTCATGCCCACAGAAATTATGTTGATGATGTTCCTGAGGAAATAAAGCAGAGGAGGCTAGCTGAACTTATTGAGACTTTCCGTGGGAGCACAGGACAGTGTTTTGACTCTCAGATTGGAACTACACAGCTTGTATTAGTTGAAGGACCCAATAAAAGAGCTCCGGATACTGAGCTTATGGGCAAGAGCGATAAGGGCCATCGAGTGTTGTTTGTCAATATGCCAATCCCAGACAGGGAAGACATTAATACGAAGCGAAATCCTGTGGTTGGTGATTATGTTGAAGTCCGCATAACAAGATCTACGAGGGCATCACTCTTTGGTGAAGCACTTGCTATAACTAAACTGacttcattttacaataatcTGGATAAAGAAGCTGTTGCATTCAGCATGTAG
- the LOC100791963 gene encoding agamous-like MADS-box protein TM6 isoform X3, whose protein sequence is MGRGKIEIKLIENPTNRQVTYSKRRNGIFKKAHELSVLCDAKVSLIMFSKNNKMHEYISPGLTTKRIIDQYQKTLGDIDLWRSHYEKMLENLKKLIDINNKLRRQIRHRIGEGLDMDDMSFQQLRTLEEDLVSSIGKIRERKFHVIKTRTDTCRKKVKSLEQMNRDLLFELKEKCAIHPQFILHDEGDEESAVALANGASTLYAFCHQHHSHLNLPSHHSHGEEPFKTDDLRLA, encoded by the exons ATGGGTCGAGGCAAGATTGAGATAAAGTTGATTGAGAACCCCACCAACAGGCAAGTCACTTACTCCAAGCGAAGGAATGGTATCTTCAAGAAAGCTCATGAACTCAGTGTTCTCTGTGATGCCAAGGTTTCACTTATCATGTTCTCTAAAAACAACAAGATGCATGAATACATTAGCCCTGGCCTCAC GACAAAAAGGATCATTGATCAGTATCAGAAGACTTTGGGGGATATTGATCTGTGGCGTTCTCACTATGAG AAAATGCTTGAAAACTTGAAGAAGCTGATAGATATTAACAACAAGCTCAGAAGACAGATCAG GCATAGGATAGGTGAGGGTTTGGACATGGACGACATGAGCTTCCAGCAACTGCGCactcttgaagaggatttggtTTCTTCCATAGGGAAAATACGAGAACGAAAG TTCCACGTGATCAAAACACGGACTGATACCTGCAGGAAAAAG GTTAAAAGCCTGGAGCAGATGAATAGAGATCTGCTGTTTGAACTT AAGGAAAAGTGTGCGATCCATCCACAATTTATTTTGCACGATGAAGGAGACGAGGAATCAGCAGTTGCACTGGCCAACGGCGCCTCCACCCTGTATGCGTTCTGTCATCAGCACCATTCTCATCTGAACCTTCCCTCCCACCATTCTCACGGAGAAGAACCCTTTAAAACTGATGACCTTCGCCTTGCTTAA
- the LOC100791963 gene encoding agamous-like MADS-box protein TM6 isoform X2 — MGRGKIEIKLIENPTNRQVTYSKRRNGIFKKAHELSVLCDAKVSLIMFSKNNKMHEYISPGLTTKRIIDQYQKTLGDIDLWRSHYEKMLENLKKLIDINNKLRRQIRKLIGGVVLCELERHRIGEGLDMDDMSFQQLRTLEEDLVSSIGKIRERKFHVIKTRTDTCRKKVKSLEQMNRDLLFELEKCAIHPQFILHDEGDEESAVALANGASTLYAFCHQHHSHLNLPSHHSHGEEPFKTDDLRLA, encoded by the exons ATGGGTCGAGGCAAGATTGAGATAAAGTTGATTGAGAACCCCACCAACAGGCAAGTCACTTACTCCAAGCGAAGGAATGGTATCTTCAAGAAAGCTCATGAACTCAGTGTTCTCTGTGATGCCAAGGTTTCACTTATCATGTTCTCTAAAAACAACAAGATGCATGAATACATTAGCCCTGGCCTCAC GACAAAAAGGATCATTGATCAGTATCAGAAGACTTTGGGGGATATTGATCTGTGGCGTTCTCACTATGAG AAAATGCTTGAAAACTTGAAGAAGCTGATAGATATTAACAACAAGCTCAGAAGACAGATCAG AAAGCTCATTGGTGGAGTTGTCTTGTGTGAATTGGAAAGGCATAGGATAGGTGAGGGTTTGGACATGGACGACATGAGCTTCCAGCAACTGCGCactcttgaagaggatttggtTTCTTCCATAGGGAAAATACGAGAACGAAAG TTCCACGTGATCAAAACACGGACTGATACCTGCAGGAAAAAG GTTAAAAGCCTGGAGCAGATGAATAGAGATCTGCTGTTTGAACTT GAAAAGTGTGCGATCCATCCACAATTTATTTTGCACGATGAAGGAGACGAGGAATCAGCAGTTGCACTGGCCAACGGCGCCTCCACCCTGTATGCGTTCTGTCATCAGCACCATTCTCATCTGAACCTTCCCTCCCACCATTCTCACGGAGAAGAACCCTTTAAAACTGATGACCTTCGCCTTGCTTAA
- the LOC100791963 gene encoding agamous-like MADS-box protein TM6 isoform X4 has translation MGRGKIEIKLIENPTNRQVTYSKRRNGIFKKAHELSVLCDAKVSLIMFSKNNKMHEYISPGLTTKRIIDQYQKTLGDIDLWRSHYEKMLENLKKLIDINNKLRRQIRHRIGEGLDMDDMSFQQLRTLEEDLVSSIGKIRERKFHVIKTRTDTCRKKVKSLEQMNRDLLFELEKCAIHPQFILHDEGDEESAVALANGASTLYAFCHQHHSHLNLPSHHSHGEEPFKTDDLRLA, from the exons ATGGGTCGAGGCAAGATTGAGATAAAGTTGATTGAGAACCCCACCAACAGGCAAGTCACTTACTCCAAGCGAAGGAATGGTATCTTCAAGAAAGCTCATGAACTCAGTGTTCTCTGTGATGCCAAGGTTTCACTTATCATGTTCTCTAAAAACAACAAGATGCATGAATACATTAGCCCTGGCCTCAC GACAAAAAGGATCATTGATCAGTATCAGAAGACTTTGGGGGATATTGATCTGTGGCGTTCTCACTATGAG AAAATGCTTGAAAACTTGAAGAAGCTGATAGATATTAACAACAAGCTCAGAAGACAGATCAG GCATAGGATAGGTGAGGGTTTGGACATGGACGACATGAGCTTCCAGCAACTGCGCactcttgaagaggatttggtTTCTTCCATAGGGAAAATACGAGAACGAAAG TTCCACGTGATCAAAACACGGACTGATACCTGCAGGAAAAAG GTTAAAAGCCTGGAGCAGATGAATAGAGATCTGCTGTTTGAACTT GAAAAGTGTGCGATCCATCCACAATTTATTTTGCACGATGAAGGAGACGAGGAATCAGCAGTTGCACTGGCCAACGGCGCCTCCACCCTGTATGCGTTCTGTCATCAGCACCATTCTCATCTGAACCTTCCCTCCCACCATTCTCACGGAGAAGAACCCTTTAAAACTGATGACCTTCGCCTTGCTTAA
- the LOC102669255 gene encoding D-2-hydroxyglutarate dehydrogenase, mitochondrial isoform X1 — MAGSVQRNPRFSKLNDDDVRYFEGILGTKNVVQDEGKLVTSNTDWMHKYKGSSKLLLQPRTADQVSQILKYCNSRNLAVVPQGGNTGLVGVSVPVFDEVIVCLSSMNKIIYFDKILSQIEPYVYEWTSERRGSISAEHGLGLMKANEIFYSKSRETVQVMASIKNMLDPNHILNPYKVLPHSLIS; from the exons ATGGCTGGGTCGGTTCAAAGGAACCCCAGATTCTCAAAGttgaatgatgatgatgttcgATACTTTGAGGGAATATTGGGTACCAAAAATGTTGTTCAAGATGAGGGCAAGCTTGTCACTTCAAACACTGATTGGATGCATAAGTACAAAGGCTCCAGTAAGCTATTGTTACAACCTAGGACCGCTGACCAG GTTTCTCAGATTCTTAAATATTGTAACTCCAGAAACTTGGCTGTTGTTCCCCAAGGTGGAAATACTGGTCTTGTAGGAGTAAGTGTGCCTGTCTTTGATGAA GTGATTGTTTGTCTTAGTTCTATGAATAAGATCATATATTTCGACAAG ATTTTGTCGCAAATTGAACCTTATGTATATGAATGGACATCTGAGCGCCGAGGTAGTATTAGCGCGGAGCATGGTCTGGGACTAATGAAAGCCAACGAAATTTTCTACAGCAAATCACGTGAAACT GTGCAAGTGATGGCTTCAATCAAGAATATGCTGGACCCTAATCACATACTCAACCCGTATAAAGTTCTTCCTCACTCTCTCATTTCATAA